A window of the Lactuca sativa cultivar Salinas chromosome 5, Lsat_Salinas_v11, whole genome shotgun sequence genome harbors these coding sequences:
- the LOC111891719 gene encoding uncharacterized protein LOC111891719 — protein sequence MGDEQKHQEEEVNKDLGVANVVGGWDDLGIDDGKYAHELILNSGIDVINFDDSGFMVVRDGCSVFRSPAQHDFNFTYQLEKNGTKVDSQLFNSTPIDQALAKNETKNAPKNNQLICPKIQKELVQCFAQEVLLSIRQEIGQDVFALLVDESSDVSKKEQMAIVLRYVDSLGFVKERFIGVVHVKDTSSLKLKNALNEVLTSNKLSFSQIRGQGYDGASNMRGEFNGLKALILKENDTAFYVHCFAHQLQLVVVAVAKKHDGVSDFFEQISLVVNVVCASCKRKDLLREQARQRVQKGLGSGELETGRGLNQKTTLVRAGDTRWGSHFNTLTSLMKLFADVLVVLEFVKVDEGSLANRQQASGILAYFQSYEFVFYLYMMYEILHLTGTLSKQLQKKI from the exons GGGTGGCAAATGTGGTAGGTGGGTGGGATGATCTTGGTATTGATGATGGGAAATATGCACATGAACTTATTTTAAATTCA GGTATTGATGTTATCAACTTTGATGATAGTGGTTTTATGGTAGTTAGAGACGGATGTTCTGTTTTTCGATCACCTGCACAACATGATTTTAATTTCACTTATCAGTTGGAGAAGAATGGAA CAAAAGTCGATTCTCAATTGTTCAATTCGACTCCAATTGATCAAGCCCTAGCTAAGAATGAAacaa AAAATGCTCCTAAGAACAATCAACTTATTTGCCCTAAAATCCAAAAAGAACTTGTGCAATGTTTTGCACAAGAAGTACTTTTGAGTATTCGTCAAGAGATTGGTCAAGATGTATTCGCTTTATTGGTTGATGAATCTAGCGATGTCTCAAAAAAGGAACAAATGGCTATTGTTTTGCGATATGTTGATAGTCTTGGATTTGTGAAAGAAAGATTCATTGGAGTTGTGCACGTGAAGGATACGTCCTCTTTGAAACTCAAAAACGCATTAAATGAAGTACTTACAAGTAATAAGTTGAGTTTTAGTCAG aTAAGAGGACAAGGTTATGATGGGGCGAGCAATATGCGAGGGGAATTCAATGGTTTGAAAGCTTTGATATTAAAAGAGAATGACACAGCTTTTTATGTACATTGCTTTGCACACCAACTTCAATTGGTGGTTGTAGCTGTAGCAAAGAAGCATGATGGTGTTAGTGACTTTTTTGAGCAAATTTCGTTGGTGGTTAATGTTGTTTGTGCCTCGTGTAAAAGAAAAGACTTGCTACGGGAACAAGCAAGACAAAGGGTGCAAAAAGGCTTAGGTAGTGGTGAACTTGAAACGGGAAGAGGGTTAAATCAAAAGACTACACTTGTTCGGGCGGGAGATACAAGATGGGGTTCACATTTCAACACACTCACAAGTCTGATGAAGTTATTTGCGGATGTTCTTGTGGTTTTAGAATTTGTGAAAGTGGATGAAGGGTCATTGGCAAACCGCCAACAAGCGTCTGGAATTTTAGCATATTTTCAATCTTATGAGTTCGTGTTTTACTTGTATATGATGTATGAAATTTTACACCTCACGGGTACATTATCAAAGCAACTTCAAAAAAAGATCTAG
- the LOC111891750 gene encoding uncharacterized protein LOC111891750, with the protein MDIEKKEEQPLRSSPLPHTDESRKRKRRRCIICCASITGVMLTILLVLLILGLTVFKAKKPIMTVNSVALQDLNVSFHTFPIRVSLNLSLDLGISIENPNKVGVKYQPSSASLLYRGNEVGQVPIPAGEIGSDDTRELNLTVTVFADRLLSDSDMYRDLLSGNLPFTTYTRIKVKVRVLFIHIHVTSISTCDVNIDIAGRRIANQTCNYQNSL; encoded by the coding sequence ATGGACATCGAAAAGAAAGAGGAACAACCTCTCAGATCCTCTCCCCTCCCCCACACTGACGAATCTCGAAAGCGCAAACGCCGGAGATGCATCATCTGCTGCGCATCCATCACCGGAGTTATGCTCACCATTCTTCTAGTCCTCCTCATATTAGGCCTCACTGTCTTCAAAGCCAAGAAACCCATCATGACTGTTAATTCCGTCGCTCTCCAGGATTTAAATGTTTCTTTCCACACCTTTcctattagggtttccttaaacCTCTCTCTCGACCTTGGCAtctccattgagaaccctaacaaAGTCGGTGTAAAGTATCAGCCCAGCTCAGCCAGTCTCCTCTACAGAGGCAACGAAGTCGGTCAGGTTCCTATTCCCGCTGGAGAGATTGGCTCCGATGATACCAGGGAATTGAATCTCACGGTGACTGTTTTCGCCGATCGATTACTTTCCGATTCCGACATGTACCGGGATCTCCTCTCCGGTAACTTGCCGTTTACAACTTATACCAGGATCAAAGTTAAAGTTCGAGTGCTTTTCATTCATATTCACGTCACGTCTATCTCAACTTGCGACGTGAATATCGATATCGCAGGTAGACGAATCGCGAATCAAACCTGCAATTATCAGAACTCATTATAG
- the LOC111891749 gene encoding cyclin-dependent kinase B1-1, which yields MEDKYEKLEKVGEGTYGKVYKAKDMQSGQLVALKKTRLEMDEEGIPPTALREISLLQMLSNSIYIVRLIGVQHVHHKGKPLLYLVFEYLDTDLKKFIDSHRKGPSPSPLPSSQIQSFLFQLCKGVAHCHGHGVLHRDLKPQNLLVDKEKGILKIADLGLGRTFTVPLKSYTHEIVTLWYRAPEVLLGSTHYSTGVDMWSVGCIFAEMARRQALFPGDSEFQQLLHIFRLLGTPTEEQWPGVTSLKDWHVYPRWEPQNLARVVPSLEPDGIDLLSKMLKYDPADRISAKAAMDHPYFDSLDKSQF from the exons ATGGAAGACAAGTACGAGAAACTGGAGAAGGTAGGAGAAGGTACCTATGGAAAAGTCTACAAAGCCAAAGACATGCAGTCCGGACAACTCGTCGCTCTCAAGAAAACCCGTTTGGAGATGGACGAGGAAGGCATTCCACCCACCGCCCTCCGCGAGATCTCCCTCCTCCAGATGCTCTCCAACTCCATCTACATCGTCCGCCTAATCGGAGTTCAACACGTCCACCATAAAGGCAAACCCCTTCTCTATCTTGTCTTCGAGTATCTAGACACAGATCTCAAGAAGTTCATCGACTCCCATCGAAAGGGGCCTAGTCCTTCCCCTCTCCCTTCTTCTCAGATCCAGAGCTTTCTTTTTCAATTGTGCAAAGGTGTTGCCCACTGCCATGGTCACGGTGTTCTTCACAG AGATCTGAAGCCACAAAACCTGCTGGTTGACAAAGAAAAGGGGATTCTGAAGATTGCAGATCTCGGTCTTGGAAGGACTTTTACTGTTCCTCTCAAGAGTTATACTCATGAG ATTGTTACACTTTGGTACAGAGCCCCAGAGGTTTTGTTGGGATCAACTCATTACTCCACTGGTGTTGACATGTGGTCTGTTGGCTGTATCTTCG CTGAAATGGCAAGAAGGCAAGCTTTGTTTCCTGGTGATTCTGAGTTCCAGCAACTGCTTCATATATTCAG GTTGCTTGGAACACCAACAGAGGAGCAGTGGCCAGGTGTCACATCTCTAAAGGACTGGCATGTGTATCCGAGGTGGGAGCCCCAGAATTTGGCACGTGTTGTTCCATCATTGGAACCTGATGGGATCGACCTTCTATCG AAAATGCTGAAATACGACCCTGCTGACAGAATCTCAGCCAAAGCTGCTATGGATCATCCTTATTTTGATAGCCTTGATAAATCTCAGTTCTGA
- the LOC111891770 gene encoding cucumber peeling cupredoxin has translation MAGLKFNLVVMMVLMQFHGMVAQTTHVVGDALGWNIPPNGPSDYNTWASTHTFKVGDVLLFNFITGFHNVAEVSGAAYCPCTTANPISIATTGPARVTLNTPGIHYYICTVGTHCQIGQKLTINVSATSATPLPPPSSATPAFVSPPTLFSPPTEGTILQPPSRSFGSSFTAVIPFSFLGIALAFFY, from the coding sequence ATGGCAGGTTTAAAGTTCAAtttggtggtgatgatggtgctCATGCAGTTTCACGGCATGGTGGCTCAGACTACACATGTGGTCGGCGACGCCTTGGGGTGGAATATTCCACCCAATGGACCTTCTGATTACAACACCTGGGCATCAACTCACACATTCAAAGTTGGCGATGTTCTTCTCTTTAACTTCATCACCGGATTCCATAACGTTGCTGAAGTTTCGGGGGCGGCTTACTGCCCATGCACCACCGCCAACCCCATCTCCATCGCCACCACCGGCCCCGCTAGAGTCACTTTAAACACACCTGGCATACACTATTACATCTGCACCGTTGGAACTCATTGCCAAATTGGTCAAAAACTAACCATCAACGTCTCCGCCACGTCTGCCACCCCTCTACCACCACCATCGTCCGCTACTCCCGCATTTGTTTCTCCACCCACACTTTTTTCTCCACCCACAGAAGGCACCATTCTACAACCGCCATCACGCAGTTTTGGTTCATCTTTCACCGCTGTGATACCCTTCAGTTTCTTGGGGATCGCTTTAGCTTTCTTTTATTAG